One region of Palaemon carinicauda isolate YSFRI2023 chromosome 40, ASM3689809v2, whole genome shotgun sequence genomic DNA includes:
- the LOC137631534 gene encoding uncharacterized protein isoform X1, which yields MSVGADERRPWVRPWASPGHLLDPGSQTASRINTCRMAPRRQPRSMYQQCVGHLSHVLDLLCGQHLHHPDHPQLVTVAAYLDAHLPVALQAAIGENMLSNIERVQMTPSPSHLRLLLRLRVRRITASGSVVQSGVLENDDGSHLESLSLFYSGCGERATRLYNFLGTASNLTYLSCTDFCNNHMIDIVAKTCERLHCIDLRGCYDVNDDGVLRLCGLQESLREVIEVLSKGGTLQPACRCARSLKEIKFTMTKVTEAGVAVILLVMTNIDILRVPDIKMERVFNFLQTLDHKNVQCNLKEFHSREILDEFQLTVLTSLCPNLEYIQVSFIGGSEMDLARLQQLARFQKLKRAKFADVNCDALVWFLQQLGHRMTHLYLYTYHTRYSQQKLTISRNHLQCLAQYCPNLESLCLDGYLLEEDIPYHLAPENKQYFETLHTLQIASMKLSEDDLKVFLNKCHRMRILELVLQNPHVLYDRLICKLLDAGVWENLVKIRVLNSPLTSKVMTRLVTECPQLQEVGCLYTWLVSKEQVSDFKKKIKTQNFDIEIY from the exons AATGGCTCCTAGACGTCAGCCCCGGTCCATGTACCAGCAGTGTGTGGGACACCTGTCGCACGTGTTGGATCTCCTGTGTGGTCAACACCTGCACCATCCCGATCACCCGCAATTAGTGACAGTCGCTGCATACCTCGATGCCCACCTGCCGGTAGCACTCCAAGCAGCCATTG GGGAGAACATGCTTTCAAATATCGAGAGAGTGCAGATGACCCCATCGCCGTCCCACCTGAGGCTTCTGCTGAGACTTCGTGTCAGAAGGATCACTGCCAGTGGCTCTGTAGTCCAGTCAGGAGTCCTTGAAAACGACGACGGCAGCCACCTGGAGAGTCTTTCTCTGTTCTACAGCGGCTGTGGTGAAAGGGCAACTAGACTCTACAATTTCCTTGGCACAGCCTCGAATCTAACCTACCTGAGCTGCACCGACTTCTGCAATAACCACATGATCGATATTGTGGCTAAAACGTGTGAGAGGCTGCACTGTATTGACCTTCGGGGGTGCTACGACGTTAATGACGATGGTGTTCTGCGTCTTTGTGGTTTGCAAGAAAGTCTTCGTGAAGTTATCGAAGTTTTGAGCAAAGGGGGCACTCTCCAACCAGCGTGTCGCTGCGCCCGCTCTCTGAAGGAAATCAAGTTCACCATGACGAAAGTCACTGAGGCAGGCGTGGCTGTTATTTTACTCGTTATGACTAACATTGATATTCTTCGTGTTCCTGACATTAAGATGGAGAGAGTGTTCAACTTTTTGCAAACGCTCGACCACAAAAACGTTCAGTGTAATTTGAAGGAATTTCATTCAAGAGAAATTCTAGATGAGTTCCAGTTAACCGTCCTCACTAGTCTGTGCCCAAATCTTGAATATATCCAGGTCTCTTTTATTGGAGGTTCTGAAATGGATCTTGCACGACTGCAACAACTTGCACGATTCCAAAAGCTAAAACGTGCAAAATTTGCCGATGTAAACTGCGACGCTCTGGTGTGGTTCCTACAACAACTGGGTCACAGGATGACCCACCTGTATCTATACACGTATCATACACGCTACTCACAACAAAAGCTGACCATCAGTAGAAATCATCTTCAGTGCCTGGCACAATATTGCCCTAACTTGGAAAGTCTGTGTTTGGATGGATACCTTCTTGAGGAAGATATCCCTTATCATCTGGCCCCTGAGAACAAGCAGTATTTTGAGACTCTCCACACCCTTCAAATAGCTTCCATGAAATTGTCTGAGGATGACTTGAAAGTCTTCCTGAATAAATGCCACCGCATGAGAATCCTCGAGTTGGTTTTGCAAAACCCTCATGTCTTATATGACAGATTAATCTGTAAGTTGTTGGATGCTGGAGTGTGGGAAAACTTGGTGAAAATTCGCGTGTTAAATTCTCCTCTGACAAGCAAAGTCATGACGCGTCTTGTCACTGAGTGTCCCCAGTTACAAGAAGTGGGTTGTCTTTACACTTGGCTCGTCTCTAAAGAACAAGTGtcagattttaaaaagaaaatcaaaacccAGAATTTTGACAttgaaatttattga
- the LOC137631534 gene encoding uncharacterized protein isoform X2, whose protein sequence is MAPRRQPRSMYQQCVGHLSHVLDLLCGQHLHHPDHPQLVTVAAYLDAHLPVALQAAIGENMLSNIERVQMTPSPSHLRLLLRLRVRRITASGSVVQSGVLENDDGSHLESLSLFYSGCGERATRLYNFLGTASNLTYLSCTDFCNNHMIDIVAKTCERLHCIDLRGCYDVNDDGVLRLCGLQESLREVIEVLSKGGTLQPACRCARSLKEIKFTMTKVTEAGVAVILLVMTNIDILRVPDIKMERVFNFLQTLDHKNVQCNLKEFHSREILDEFQLTVLTSLCPNLEYIQVSFIGGSEMDLARLQQLARFQKLKRAKFADVNCDALVWFLQQLGHRMTHLYLYTYHTRYSQQKLTISRNHLQCLAQYCPNLESLCLDGYLLEEDIPYHLAPENKQYFETLHTLQIASMKLSEDDLKVFLNKCHRMRILELVLQNPHVLYDRLICKLLDAGVWENLVKIRVLNSPLTSKVMTRLVTECPQLQEVGCLYTWLVSKEQVSDFKKKIKTQNFDIEIY, encoded by the exons ATGGCTCCTAGACGTCAGCCCCGGTCCATGTACCAGCAGTGTGTGGGACACCTGTCGCACGTGTTGGATCTCCTGTGTGGTCAACACCTGCACCATCCCGATCACCCGCAATTAGTGACAGTCGCTGCATACCTCGATGCCCACCTGCCGGTAGCACTCCAAGCAGCCATTG GGGAGAACATGCTTTCAAATATCGAGAGAGTGCAGATGACCCCATCGCCGTCCCACCTGAGGCTTCTGCTGAGACTTCGTGTCAGAAGGATCACTGCCAGTGGCTCTGTAGTCCAGTCAGGAGTCCTTGAAAACGACGACGGCAGCCACCTGGAGAGTCTTTCTCTGTTCTACAGCGGCTGTGGTGAAAGGGCAACTAGACTCTACAATTTCCTTGGCACAGCCTCGAATCTAACCTACCTGAGCTGCACCGACTTCTGCAATAACCACATGATCGATATTGTGGCTAAAACGTGTGAGAGGCTGCACTGTATTGACCTTCGGGGGTGCTACGACGTTAATGACGATGGTGTTCTGCGTCTTTGTGGTTTGCAAGAAAGTCTTCGTGAAGTTATCGAAGTTTTGAGCAAAGGGGGCACTCTCCAACCAGCGTGTCGCTGCGCCCGCTCTCTGAAGGAAATCAAGTTCACCATGACGAAAGTCACTGAGGCAGGCGTGGCTGTTATTTTACTCGTTATGACTAACATTGATATTCTTCGTGTTCCTGACATTAAGATGGAGAGAGTGTTCAACTTTTTGCAAACGCTCGACCACAAAAACGTTCAGTGTAATTTGAAGGAATTTCATTCAAGAGAAATTCTAGATGAGTTCCAGTTAACCGTCCTCACTAGTCTGTGCCCAAATCTTGAATATATCCAGGTCTCTTTTATTGGAGGTTCTGAAATGGATCTTGCACGACTGCAACAACTTGCACGATTCCAAAAGCTAAAACGTGCAAAATTTGCCGATGTAAACTGCGACGCTCTGGTGTGGTTCCTACAACAACTGGGTCACAGGATGACCCACCTGTATCTATACACGTATCATACACGCTACTCACAACAAAAGCTGACCATCAGTAGAAATCATCTTCAGTGCCTGGCACAATATTGCCCTAACTTGGAAAGTCTGTGTTTGGATGGATACCTTCTTGAGGAAGATATCCCTTATCATCTGGCCCCTGAGAACAAGCAGTATTTTGAGACTCTCCACACCCTTCAAATAGCTTCCATGAAATTGTCTGAGGATGACTTGAAAGTCTTCCTGAATAAATGCCACCGCATGAGAATCCTCGAGTTGGTTTTGCAAAACCCTCATGTCTTATATGACAGATTAATCTGTAAGTTGTTGGATGCTGGAGTGTGGGAAAACTTGGTGAAAATTCGCGTGTTAAATTCTCCTCTGACAAGCAAAGTCATGACGCGTCTTGTCACTGAGTGTCCCCAGTTACAAGAAGTGGGTTGTCTTTACACTTGGCTCGTCTCTAAAGAACAAGTGtcagattttaaaaagaaaatcaaaacccAGAATTTTGACAttgaaatttattga